One genomic window of Pirellulales bacterium includes the following:
- a CDS encoding TraR/DksA family transcriptional regulator → MKKPEMKVYRDRLVALRARLRGDVNQLADAALKKNGNEAGNISSMPIHMADIGTENFDQEFTLSLMQTEESTLGSIESALERIEDGSYGSCEECGVKIPKARLNAIPYATTCVKCAEQLERG, encoded by the coding sequence ATGAAGAAGCCTGAGATGAAGGTGTACCGGGATCGACTTGTAGCCCTGCGCGCACGTCTGCGAGGTGACGTGAACCAGCTTGCCGATGCAGCGCTCAAGAAGAACGGGAATGAGGCAGGGAACATCTCGAGTATGCCCATTCATATGGCCGACATTGGCACAGAGAACTTCGATCAGGAGTTCACGTTGTCGTTGATGCAGACAGAGGAGTCGACGTTAGGCTCCATTGAATCGGCATTGGAACGGATTGAAGACGGTTCCTATGGCTCCTGCGAGGAATGTGGGGTAAAGATTCCCAAGGCGCGATTAAATGCCATTCCGTATGCCACCACCTGCGTGAAGTGCGCCGAGCAGCTAGAACGCGGCTAA
- a CDS encoding Rrf2 family transcriptional regulator, with translation MKLSRTVAYALKAMAALASQTQESPVCCKQLAEGGDMPERFLLQILRTLVTHGLLTSVRGVYGGYCLARDPADITLLEIIEAIDGPFVLRLPDGAGKDSELERSLDTLSHRLRNSFADVKLTDLAEESKEGSGQSPRTPMLPSAQGPATPAASPSMLQPL, from the coding sequence ATGAAACTCTCTCGCACCGTAGCTTATGCGCTTAAGGCCATGGCCGCATTAGCGAGCCAAACCCAAGAGTCGCCAGTTTGCTGCAAGCAGTTGGCGGAAGGCGGTGACATGCCGGAGCGCTTCCTGCTGCAAATCCTGCGAACACTCGTGACCCACGGTTTGCTTACCTCGGTTCGCGGAGTGTACGGCGGCTATTGTCTGGCACGCGACCCAGCCGACATTACACTCTTGGAGATTATCGAAGCCATTGACGGGCCATTTGTACTCAGGCTTCCCGACGGCGCTGGCAAAGATTCTGAGTTGGAGCGGTCATTGGATACGCTGAGCCACCGGCTCCGCAATAGCTTTGCCGATGTAAAGCTCACCGATTTGGCGGAAGAATCCAAGGAGGGGTCCGGCCAATCGCCTCGCACTCCGATGTTGCCGAGCGCGCAAGGCCCGGCGACTCCCGCCGCCAGCCCCTCAATGTTGCAGCCGTTGTAG
- a CDS encoding signal peptidase II: MDRIPFPRNRYVIFAMLAVGGFVIDLATKHWVFARLGMPGATGERIRILGNVLVLETNLNEGALFGMGQGFQPIFIALALVAALGILVWLFWSGAAADLWLTIALGMITAGIFGNFWDRIGMPGLRWPEYTSRAGERIHAVRDWIHFEIEGWFDFPVFNIADSLLVIGVGVLLLHTFLVGENRVATPAASPAGPN, encoded by the coding sequence ATGGACCGAATCCCCTTTCCGCGCAATCGTTATGTAATTTTCGCAATGCTCGCGGTGGGCGGATTCGTCATTGACTTGGCCACCAAGCACTGGGTCTTCGCCAGACTTGGCATGCCAGGCGCTACCGGGGAACGGATTCGAATTCTCGGTAATGTGTTGGTTCTGGAAACCAACCTCAACGAAGGCGCGCTATTTGGAATGGGACAGGGATTTCAGCCCATTTTCATCGCGCTGGCGCTAGTGGCTGCGCTTGGCATCTTAGTTTGGTTGTTTTGGTCTGGCGCGGCAGCCGACTTGTGGCTTACGATCGCGCTGGGAATGATCACAGCGGGCATTTTCGGCAATTTCTGGGACCGTATTGGCATGCCAGGGCTCCGCTGGCCGGAGTACACCTCCCGCGCGGGCGAGCGGATCCATGCCGTGCGCGACTGGATTCATTTTGAGATCGAAGGCTGGTTTGATTTTCCCGTCTTCAATATTGCCGATAGCCTCTTGGTGATTGGCGTGGGCGTACTATTACTGCACACCTTTTTGGTTGGTGAGAACCGCGTTGCAACGCCGGCGGCTTCCCCGGCTGGCCCAAACTAA